Below is a window of Populus alba chromosome 2, ASM523922v2, whole genome shotgun sequence DNA.
atttttcaatttttaacttcaaaaataaattttttcatataatattttatttctaattttttttttaataataatgattataatAAAAGATGTGGTGGTGGATGAGGAGACAacagtgataataataaataactgCGATTGTGATAATGAAGCAAcgacaacaataacaatgataaaggAAAAGATTGTGGTGGTAATAGTTAAAATAGTTAGATAATATTGCAACTGAAttattatatgtaaaatattttatgaaatttgaagaattaaaaatattttttttagtaaataaattaagtttgaaaattgATATGAAATATTGAAAGttgatatgaaatattttttatctgtaaaatattttaagaaaataaacatagaaaaaaaattaccctgttaaaaatctataaaacaCTTTCCTATACAATATATTACGAAAACAAACGGACCCATTTAAGTGAACAAAATTTCCACCCCAACATCATGAAACGTGTATGCCACACGTGACCCAGAGGGCAGACAATTGACAGCGACAACGATGTGCCTCCTCTCATTTTCTGCTGATGCAACCTATCCATCTCCTTCCGTCCAAGCTCATTACAAAAAAGCCCCACGTTAAAGCATTCACGAAGTTGACAGTTTTCTTATGTCctcgaaaaatataaaatcaaacaatactTGTTTTCACCACAAATCATATTTTAGTCCCTGGAAATTcgataatttttagttttgactTCTATGAATTAAAAAGTTTCAATACCGACCTCGTACTTTTAACACGGCATTTGTCGTTAGGGTACGGCTACATGATACGGATGCAAtagtatatttaattaatatctagTGATAACgaatcttttatattattacaattgtttgattaatatatcagaacaaaaataagatagacatatttttttagttaaatacataaaaatattaaataaatatgtttctaAACAGTTTTTCAGGACAtgaaatactaattttttatattttttattttaagacaaCAATCAATTTGGAAGtccaaatataataattattgttaaatggttaaaaaaaactaaaaaagtatATAGTTTTTCAGCTTTTTATATCATGCCCATATCTTTAtcttactctatttttttttttttaaaaccacacaTTTAATTATGCTTAAAAATCTATACAAATTCAAGgataaaccaacaaaaaagtaaaacaaatcgTAAAATGTTAGCAGTCGACTTAGAAAAAGGCAACAAACAGAGGACATTCCATGTAAAACCAAGCATCCATCGTCACCGGTTGACCAGACAAGCTAAGCTACCTCGTCACTAAAACCGAACCGGCTCGAAAACAAACGGCTCGATCGCACACATCGCACGTGGATTTACCCACCTTCGAGCTAAAGCCgactagaaaattaaattatatatttttttgaaattaaactaaaaagagaaaaaaaaaaaaaaacacaaactcgAAGAACAACAAACTCTTTTGCCCTCtgctctcttttctctctctggTAACCTCAAAGAGAGCACCAATACGAGGGTTTTATGCTCGAAACCTAAAAGTCACAGACAGAACACTTCTGTTTTAGAGAGAAAAGGTGAAAAGGAGAGAACCACACAAAAAGTTTTCGAGCGCTGGCGCTGTTTCACTCCCCAGCTAGGGTTTTCgtattgaattattataaaGGTATGAACTTTATATTAGTTTCTTTTTggagatttagttttttttatttgtttatttatttccatttatgggatttattgttatttaattacTACACATATACAAGCATTGATTAGGGTAATCTTAATTCAGTTCACAAAATTTCTTGTAATTTGCACCATATCTTTTAACAATAAGCAATAAACAATACCTAGGGTTTTTCTCTTGCTTTCTTACATGGATGGTTTTTGAATTCTAGGGTTTGCTTTTCTCTATTCATGTTACTgggtttttgaaatgtaattgcTGAAATTGAAGGAAAAGTAAGCTCTTCTTCATTGTTTTGAGCTGATTGTCCTTGAAATTCGTTTtgtttatccttttcaattgaTGGGTTTTCATTTTAGTGTTCCTTTCTCTAATTAGGAGTCTAGTGGAATTGAAATGGTCTATAATTGGTGGGTGCTATTAAAAAGTTTTGATCTTTAGATAGTGTTAGTGTTAATTTTAGaatagtttttttgttggtgCATGTCATCAAATTTGTGGACTGATTGCTTTGTGCTGTCTACAATTGGTATTGGTGGGTTTGTGTGATCAGTTCTTCTATGACCCGTGTtcttattaaaaatgtttttgacttgtgttcctattgaaaatgtttttagtGTCTGTGTTACGAGTGTTGATGAAGGGATTTTGGTACATATTGAACATGGACTGATGGATTGATCCGTGCACATAAGAGAAATCTGGTACACTGATGCTGGCTCGGAAACTGTATTTCTGTTATGCTTCACAAAATCTTTACATAACTTGTGCTAGTCGAGATGATAGACACCAAGCATAATGTAAAGTATGTTATGTATTGAATTCTTGCAGCATATCATATAATACTCTGATGCTTCAAAGTAACTTTTGTTGATGTTATTATAGTGCATCCAAACACTTTCTTGGTTAGGCATTTTAAAAGCTGGTTGTGCCAAGGACGTTTGAAAGTATGTGCGCATGCTTTGGTGTCATTCATTGGTGCTTTATATGTTTGAATCTTGTTAAAATGCTTATTCCACGAATGTGTTTCTCGATATAAAAAGAGTGAAAGAAAGTTTCTCACCAGAATTCCTGCTATCTTTGGTTTTGTGCTGTTTTTGGGTGCCATGAAAAAAGATAATGGTGCCTGATCCTTACAATCGTTCTGCATTCTCTGCCTAATACTCTGATGCTTCAAAGTAAGTTTCCTAGTGTTCGAAGAGACAAAAGCCATAGAGTAGAAAGAGGGCCCCAAGCCCTACCTAATTCTGCATGAAAACAGTCAACTGTTCCATTCCCCTACGAGAAAACAATATCTAACTCCCAGTTCGAGGTTCCAAATTCAAACTAATTATATGATTCACCATGCATTTTCCATTATTTGTGCCATGATTACCAGCCTACAATTTGTCAGATTCCATGCAATCTACTATCTGCAGCTCTAGTGTACCTAGCAAACTGTGTTAGAGGAGGCAAGTATTGATTATAGTTGATAAAGGAAATTATACTCAACATGGAAGGTCAACTAACCTTCCCTTTTTACACTTGTTGTTCTCAATGGGTAATTTGTTTACTGTATCTTCTACATCTCTTCTTCTgttctttttgtaaaataagAGTATTCTGTGCCAAGGGATAACCTTGACACACTCTCTTAATTCTcttcaatttatattatatatttattctgGTTTCTACTGAGACCATATACCCTGTAATGAATGAATCGGTCCATCTCATGTTGTTATGTGGTTTTAGTTGGTCTTTGTTTAGTTTCCGAGCACATGTTTTTTAATGACTTCTAAGCTTAGATATAATAGGTGTTTTTCAGCTAATATATACTGTCTCAAGCTGTTCACTTAGAGATTCTATTTTGACCCTTCCGCAGGGTGTCCTGTAAATAATTCTGAAAGCCACTGTGGTTCTTGATAGAAAAGAGCAGATTATTAAGCTACAAGGACTTCTTCAATGCTTGGAGGTACATTTAAATCAGTATGACACTTGAAGATTTCTTTACCCTGACTGAGATGAAGGATGGGCTCACAGCCCCTTCACGAGTCCATGAGTTGGTTGCTGTTATGCAGAAAGAGAAACATGGTGTTTTGAATAATGTTGGAGATTCAACCAGGCAATGGGCTGCAGTTGCAAGCACAATTGCTGCTACAGAGAATAAAGATTGTCTTGATCTTTTTGTTAACTTAAATGGACTATTGTTTATTGATAGATGGTTAATGATTGCTCAGAAGTTCAGTAATGAAACAAGTGAAGGCTCTGTAGAAGAGTCAATTACTGCATTATTAAGGGCTCTGGAAAAGCTGCAAATAGACAAGGAGAGGTCCATTTCTTCAGGGGTCTGGGGCACTGTCAATAATCTTCTTGACCACAGTAGTTCTCGGGTTCAGGATAGGGCAAGGGCATTGTTTGATAGCTGGAAGCCTGGTGAGGCTAGTGATGCAATTCACCATGATGTTCAGAGTGTTGGGGCATTTGATGATGTTAGAATGAATGGCAGTGAGACTGGAAAAACTGAATGTGTTGCTGTCAAAGCTCCTCTTTCAAATGGAAGTGCTGATGTAGAAAATAACGCTGCAGAACGAACTGGGGATGAAAGTTTGcaatcaagaaactcaaattGTCTTCAAGCAGAAAGTGTGCAGGATGTACAGATTCAAACTAATGATTGTGATCATCAAATCTTAGACCATAGAAATTTGGAGGATAGAACGCAAGTTCCTCTTACTGCTGCTGTGGATAGATCATTAGATCCTCTTAACACCTCTGTTGTGTCAAAATCTGATCAAGAAAGCCCGTCACTGAAAGAAAAGTCCCCAGTAAGTAGGGCTGTGGAAGAGAATGTTTCCACTGAGCCAGATTCAGAAGCTCCAAAGATGCTCACTGACAAATCAGCCTCTTCTAGCAAAGTGGAACTTGGAGCTATTTCCTCGAGCAATGTTGCCGCAATTGCTGAGGAAATTGTGTCAGAATCTGCTTTGCAAAATAATGTTGATGCCAAAGAGGATAATTGCTGTACAAGTACAAGTGGATCCAGTGTTGTGGCAATACCCGTATCTACATCAAAAATTGGGACAGATGAAGTGGAGAATGGAGATCAATGTCAAACACCTATATTTAACTCCGGTGCTGAAGATGGTGAATTTTCTCCTGACCCTCCACAGCACTTGTCTGGCAACAAGAGCCCATTGGAAAAACCTGACAATTTTGGGAGTCTATTTTCACGGATGGAAGATGTTGGTGCCAGTGATGATGACAGAGAACATAGCAGTGACGAGGCTGAGGATAATTCTGATTTCTCTAAACCAGCCACGGATAAATGTAGTCCGGATTTGATTGGCAGAAGAAGATCTGATATTGAGCTTGAGTATGGCATGGTTGATGCTCTTGAAGTTGCTCGACAAGTTGCTCAAGAAGTGGAGAGAGAAGTTGGAGATTACAGAGAACAATCCTGCAGCTCGTCTTCTGAGAAAATCTTGGAAAGTGGTATTAAGCAGCCAGGTAGCCCAGATTCCATAAATGGAGAGCGGGACTTATCCACTGAGATCCCTCCGGAAAATGTGCCATCTAGACTGAATCAGTCTTCTGAGACGTGTGCTGAGCAAGAGGGGCGCTTAATTGATTCAAGTAATCTGGAAAATGAAGCAGAGAATGGCATGCATGACCTGGAGTCTTCTCAGGTTAATGAAGTGGCTCAAGAACCAGAAGTTAATACAGAGAAAGGCctttgtgattttgatttgaatGAAGAAGTCTGTTCCGATGATATGGTTCTTCCTATGAATACATCCCCCGCGCTGATTTCCATTGTTTCGGCTTCAAGGCCTGCAGCAGCTTCTGGATCGCCTGCAGCTCCTTTGCAGTTTGAGGGAAATCTTGGATGGAGAGGTTCTGCAGCTACTAGTGCTTTTCGTCCAGCTTCCCCACGCAAGACTTCTGACGGGGACAAGACTGTTGAGGCTGGGGGAAGCAGCAATTGTTCAAAACAAAGGCAGGTGTGCCTTGATATTGATCTCAATGTGGCCGAGGGTGGAGAGGAGAAGGTTGTGGATTTAATTTCATCAAGACAAATTCCAGTCTCATCAGGCTTCCATTCTGGGGAATCTTCTTTAGAAGTGGGCTCGAGAAGACCAGAGAGGCCCAACCTGGATTTAAATCGTACCAGTGATGATGGTGATGCTTCACTGACTGATCTGAGAATGGAGGGGCAGCTATTTTACCCACGGAATGGCCATCGTAGTCCATCTCctgcttcttcatcttcttcaatgcAGCCTTCTCTGAGGAACTTTGATTTAAATGATAGACCTTTCTTCCATAATGACTCTTTGGATCACGGGCTGTATCATAACAAGTCTTCCCAAACTGCAAGTGTTTTTGGAGGATCTAAACTACGTGATCCTGTTATTTCTATTATGGGTACTAGAGTGGAAGTGGGCAATCGAACGGAAGTTGACAAAAAAGATTTCATTCTGCAGGCTCCGTCCCTGCCAAACAGCAAGCCTCTGGAACCTGTAATGGGTGCTAATCTTACAAGAATGGGAGGTGTTTTGGGTATGGTTCCCGCTCTGCCGTACACTCATGCTCCTGTTTTTGGGTACAATGCATTGCCAACAGCACCCGCCATATCCATTCCTTCAGCTATGTATGGTTCTGCTGGCTCCATCCCTTATATGATGGATTCAAGGGGAACCCCTGTCATGCCTCAAATAATGGGCTCTGCACCATCTGTTCCTCCTTACTCCCAGCAACCATTCCTAATGAGTATGAGTGGTGCACCCCTGAGTTTAAATGGTGCTGGGCCCTCGCGGCCTAGCTTTGACTTAAATTCTGGTTTTGCAATGGATGGGGGAAGCACGGGTGGTTTGCGCCAGCTGATCATGCCTGGCCAAGGCAGCTCACAACCTTCTTCAAGCTCTGGAGTGGGTGGGAAAAGGAAGGAACCAGATAGTGGGTGGGAACCTGCCTACTCTTTACAATATAAGCATCCGCAACCCCCGTGGAGATAGGAACTTCCAAAATTGTCAGTGTGCCCACTCTCGGAACCAGTTTGATTAAGTCTCTGATGTAAGCTGATTAGCCTAAGTGaggaaagcaaaataaaattgggGGCAAATGTGAATGTAAAATGATTCATGAGATTAATTGCTGAAGGAGGAAAAGATAAGGAagattaggttttttatttgtttttgttttgtctagTTTCTTCCCGTTTCTGTGTTTCAAAGAAAGCAATTTCAATCATAGAAGCTTGGTACATGTAGCTGTAATTTATCTTCGTCATATAGCACAGAAATTTAAAGGAACTAACTTTGTCTTcgaacttattttttcaagtttttcctTTCCTGATGAACAGAAGCAAATGCTTcaatttttgcttgttttctattGAAGAATTTTGTGTTCCGCCTGAGGCCCAGATTGGTAAACGACTAAAATTCCCTTCCGGGGATCTTGAAAGCTACAAAACGGTCGTGGAGGGGTGAATTTGCAGCGCTCTTGCATAttggataaaacaaaattagCTGCCTCTGATGACTAATCGAGCCAAGCAACATCCCGTGAGCTAAAAAACAGAAGACCGACGAGGCCAAAGGTGGTCAAGATGTCAAGGCTTGGTTACGGATAAAGGAATGTCCTAGTTCAGGTCCTACCCTTGATATTGTATTTACAGAAAAGTgattgtgattgatttttttaagtgtgttttatttaaaatatattaaaataatattttttatattttttaaaaattatttttaatataattacattaaaataatctaaaaatactaaaaaaatattaatttaaaaaataaataaaataattaatttttttttaaaatattttcaaaaacataaaatcaaactgGTTTAAGCCGTTACCATCCTCAGTGAAGACTGTTCCAGGACCTGTGGCGGTATGATGAAACCATTGATACCTTGTAATTCCTGAACCCACAGAAACACCTCAGATAATACAAGACAGTTTCTGCTGACAAGAAAACTTTTTGACTTGCTGCTCGTAGTAGCTTACATGTTTTTCTAACACGCAATTCCAGCATACAAGGTAAGTTGAGTCGCATTTTTTCTCAGAAATAATAATCAAGAAACTAAACCCTAGTCAGGAGAGGCCAGCGAGCCTAGAGACCATTTTTTTCCACAAGGCAGCATAACAGATCAAAACTCTGTGGGCCAACTGCCAGCATATTGCAATCAATAAATCAACCCAGGAAAGCATTTGTTAATAGGGTTTGATGTCACCTAGTGATACCGGGAAAGAAAATACAGGATGGTAAGTTGAAACATCAAGGAAGATGATGAACGCTTCATTTGTATGGATGCTTTTTCTTTCGCACCATCAACGGTTAGTATCTGCCTGCCTCTCCTCCAGAACCAGCACAGCTAAAGTATAGAACCTTCATAATTTATCGAGGTAAATGACCACATAATTTGATGGCAAACTTGATAGGGCTACCTCCGCTTATACCTGAAAAGAGAGAATGGGTACCGATGAGTATCTCATTCCAGTACTTGGAATGGTCAAAATCAGTAACTTCtgaaaagaatattattttgatatttgtaaCTAAAAAGTCTTAGAATCTTATTCCAGAATGTCCTATCTAAACAAATCTATAGCATCTAAAGATATGCGCTAGCCTACTTTTAGAGGATTTTTGCAATACAAGCATCTCCGCCGGCATCAGGGagtgacaaataaaaaatctatcacCAGGATCACTGCTGCAGTAATAATGCTCTGTATGACAATGCAGGTATCGTAGTGTATTTTATTTCTGGGAATCTAAAGATCCAGGTTACACCATCCTAAGAATACAAAGGGCATCATAACGTCAGAAACAGAAAATTTATGCAGTAATAGGACCCATGATGTGTAATAAACTACTTGTGAGTAGGCCCGCGGTTAACTGGGAGCAATGACTAAGCCAAGACCACTGCTATTTATGTAGCCTGTGCTGATAGAGAAATGCCTCTTGCAGCTTTGGCTCTATGTCATAGAACAGTACGTAAAGGATCTAGAAAAACAAGGACTGAGACAAGGAGATATATCAAGCTGATTTGTACCTTGGTTTGCTCTTAAATGAATTCTTGGACTTCTGTTTCTTGTTCCAGTACTTCTCTCCTGCTTTCTCTCACTCATGTCGCTCTGGAACAGCTCCCGCATTTCTTCTGTCCTTGATTGAGTTCTTTCAGGAGGCGGCTTTGATTTCTTACCAGCCTTCTTCTGCACAATCTTGCCAGCATCCAATGCCTTCTTCACAGCCTCTGCTGCTTTCACCCGACGGTAACCCAGATCGATTAATGATAGTCCAGTTCACTTTGAAAGGAGCATGAAAGAAACCTCTGCAAATAACAAAACTTTAGCACTGCAATAGTTGGCCTGGTTTGATGATCTATGAAACCTGAAAAGCACAAGATACATGGACATACAATATGCCAAATCGAATCCTGCCACATATACATCTTTGAGAATTATAGCTGAAGCGTTTGTCTACTTTATGATTTGATATTAGTCTGTTCAAAATAGCTAGTGCCAAAGACAACATAATAAGATTATATATGCATGCACGATTTCTGCACACAGACAAGGAGGGGACACGTACTTCTGGTTTCTCAGTTAGATCGATCTTCATCCTCTAGCATCTCTCTGGCTGCTTGTAGTTTTCGACTCTTTTTACAGGGTAAATCTTTCTGTTCAACAGATATTAGGTTTGTTTGGGAGAGCAAATCTTTTCAATCAGAAAATGATAACATTAAATTGCAGAAAAACAATCACCTCACGCTCTCGCTTCctcttttccttcattttaaGGTCTTCAGCTTGCTGGGCACTCATCACCTCATTTCCAgagcctttttctttttcaaccgATGACTGCTGCATGCAAGTGTACACACCGTTTGATTAGTAGGAGAAACAAACCttaaacttgtattgcttaataTAAAGTCCTGAAAGTTGAACTGAAAGAGGAAAATCATTTAATACAAGAGAAAATAACTCAGGTTGTGAGTATTCcatttgtaaagaagaaaagcaTTATTTCTTTGGAAGCATGCTTCCTCTGACGTAAAAACCATCTTCACATGATTCTTATCCCCTTCAcgtgtaaaattataaaaggagATCAAGAGGATAAACTTAATGCATTACTCGGGTTCCTTGCGCACGACAGTGGATAAATCCTAGCATTCTTTATCAGCATTTTCTAAATGGCTATGGTACTGGCACTTTTCAATGGccagaaaaacaaatacaaattccaACTTACGACTGGGACTGATATGTCTTTGAACGTACAAGGCATAACATAAACAACCACAACAGTATAGAAATCACCTTTGCTGCTagcattttctctctctctgttacAAACCAGGTCCTTTTGGGACTTGAAAAGATTTCATCCTTATATGGAATCATATTTTCTGCCTGCAATAATCACTTTAGAGCTTTCCCAAGTTAACAGCTTCCAAAACCACAAAATAACTCTACACAGATAGTAATGACCTTCAATGCAACACGATGgccaaaaaatagaaataaaaaaccaaaaacagaaGACAAGTACTCAAGTTATCACTATGGACAATAGAGTAAGTGCATTATATCTCTGACAAGATCAACAGATAAGCAGTCTGGGTGGAGAAGGGCTAGATACCTTGGTCGCTTCCATCTCAGCTTTTCTTGGAGCTCTCTCTTTCCTGCAGTAATTGAACATTGACAACTTCAgtacaaaaataagaaattgtttTAGCTAAAAGAACTATGATTCCATCAAGACCTCTCCTATTGGTGAATGTCAGCCacttgattttccattttctcAATTATCTGAGAACACTTAATAACCGATTGCTCTGCAACGATACAGCTCTTCAACGATACAGACAACATGACCTCTGGGTGAGTCATATTCAACAAGCACATGGGTGAAACTTCTAGTTTTAACATTAGAAACTTCATGCAGAAATAATGAAGAGTATAGACTATCTCCAAATTCTCCTTTCAAAACACACTTCAGTGGGATCATGTGGAATATGGCCTTCAACTGAAATCATCCACACATACTGTTTATGACAAAATATTTAGCAAATACTGAGGGATCAGCTATcataatataacaaaattgaACATGAAGAGCCTATAAAAGCTAGAAACAAGATCTACTCATCCATGAGGTAGTGTGTTTCTTTCGAGTAGATTTAAATGGTGACACTTTAGTCCAGAAGAcataaatacattttaatacATTCCTTCCTGTTGTTTtatgtcacgacccgaatcccggatccgtgaccggcaacgtaggagcggtgtcgaaaggacacctcacctacgctaagcctcagaacggacatatcaaaagaacaatttgttcaaaaaatacgcagcggctcataatattcagaaatattatattattcaaatactgatgaaaccgaaagatagttattaaaacaaaaataataattcataatactcattacattgtcaaaatccaaatttaattaaaacaaggtaacagtggagcgtctaagacatcaaatcaaaactgaaaggaaagcctcgcgaacaagcaaggcataccgaccagaactgaagaagcggaaacactcaacaaaattccagaaactaagaacctgaaataatattaaaaaatgagaggtgagttcaaccaactcagtgagggaataacatttaatatacattttaagatatttcagatattaataagttgtaagatgattatcttaatatacatatacatattacttactaaacatattatcataacgtaacatattattataacgtagtggattacatgtcagagatcagatgacacccgaaggtgaccagatgacacccgaaggtgaccagatgacacccgtcggtgaccactgtggatgatcaatcgccacaggctgatgcctctctcaccagctaggtaacagaatactatgtgcacacaggctaactattctccgttagcatagagtactgacaagtcccatatcaaggcataacaaatattcacataatcatcaagaaacgtatatcatatcaaatagaatttactttaacagattgcgagtgaaaattcaataataaattagtactcggaaaataaagcaacatatataaatattcaagaaatttactagttgtactcattgtataatcaacattacatatttatttatattatatgcatattaaagattattccactcacccggaaaatatAGAACTAAAAGAAATGTCGACGAAAAGACCCGAAAATCCtattaaggatcgttaggagaacctacaataaatatgaaaaatatcaaaaacaaatcaaacaaaagataccaatgcataaaataaactggGCTTAATCTCTcgagtttagggactaaaacgacaattttccaaaacagggaccaaaatgtaattttaccaaaattgagGACGAATTGTAAATACATAAtcatactgaaatttatccataattcgtccttatctttgtccagaatcttgaatttatgccccaaggtccaaaatgtgattttatcaaacttttaggggtcaaatcgtaatttgtcaaattggaggaccaaactgaaaatattaattatactggaattttgcctttaaaatcatcctcagttctgttcagaacctcaatttatgccccaggaccaatctgcaaaatttccaaagttcagggactaaactgcaatttctgtaaatttgagggaccaaactgaattttcgtcatcttcaacctcaaacccagaatttcaacagatcacctactgttagtTCCAGATTTATACCTCAACTTCATCATTTAATTcaaccataactcaaaatcatcatatttcTCTACAATCTCTCCAATTCaactaaataatcaaatacCCACATCAATCAACCCCTTAATTCAAACTAATTCATCaataaactcaaaattcaaaaactctaaaattaatcaaaaaccgaaatttaaagctaaataaaaacatattatacatattcaagCATAATTCTTACccttttacttgttttcttcaaccttttccttttccccttattttcccctcttttctcttcttcttcttcttcctctcttctctcctgCCGGTTTCTCTCCAAATTCagatcctcttttttttttttcttcttatatatatttatcaactattggtcaattaccacactacccctcaatcatttaccctctctttaagcctccaagggctttattgtattttctcattcctttttattacaaaacatcacaatctccccaccttataaaagtttcgtcctcgaaacttaatagaaaagattaaaTACTTACCGAGATTATTGAAACGATGAGGATACTGCCGACCTCCCTGTCCCCTGTTAGGACCTGTATCAAACCGCTGATGAAAAGAGAACTGATTTTCCACTTTGGGCCTCTTGACCGAACCCACTGATAATTCATCCTCTAACTCTCGTGCCTCAATAGCACGGGCACGATCCACTACGGCCGAGTATGTCTTAAACTCATGAGCCCCAATAGCTTTGAATAGGTAGTTATTAAGACCCCAAACAAACCTCTTGATCTTCCTTTCCTGAGTTGGTACCAAATACCCAGCAAACCTGGACAACCGCGTGAATTCCACTTCGTACTCTGTCACAGTCAAATCACCCTGAACCAACTTCTCAAACTCGTATGATCTAGCTTCCCTCACACTTTCAGGTAGAAAACGCTCCAAAAATATCTCAGAAAATTCCTTCCACACCATCGGTGGAGAACTAGCTGCCCTTTCACCTCTTTTGGACTCATACCAGTTCACAGCCACCTCGCCTTCTAGCCTAAAAGATGCTAAAGTCACTGCACGATGATCTGTGCACCCCATGGCCTCACACCTACGCCACACTGCATCTAAAAACTGTTGTGGGTCCTCAGAGTTATCTACACCCTTAAAGGTAGGAGGTGCCAACTTAAGGAACTCTGCCAATGGCACTTTCACCCCAT
It encodes the following:
- the LOC118052684 gene encoding uncharacterized protein codes for the protein MTLEDFFTLTEMKDGLTAPSRVHELVAVMQKEKHGVLNNVGDSTRQWAAVASTIAATENKDCLDLFVNLNGLLFIDRWLMIAQKFSNETSEGSVEESITALLRALEKLQIDKERSISSGVWGTVNNLLDHSSSRVQDRARALFDSWKPGEASDAIHHDVQSVGAFDDVRMNGSETGKTECVAVKAPLSNGSADVENNAAERTGDESLQSRNSNCLQAESVQDVQIQTNDCDHQILDHRNLEDRTQVPLTAAVDRSLDPLNTSVVSKSDQESPSLKEKSPVSRAVEENVSTEPDSEAPKMLTDKSASSSKVELGAISSSNVAAIAEEIVSESALQNNVDAKEDNCCTSTSGSSVVAIPVSTSKIGTDEVENGDQCQTPIFNSGAEDGEFSPDPPQHLSGNKSPLEKPDNFGSLFSRMEDVGASDDDREHSSDEAEDNSDFSKPATDKCSPDLIGRRRSDIELEYGMVDALEVARQVAQEVEREVGDYREQSCSSSSEKILESGIKQPGSPDSINGERDLSTEIPPENVPSRLNQSSETCAEQEGRLIDSSNLENEAENGMHDLESSQVNEVAQEPEVNTEKGLCDFDLNEEVCSDDMVLPMNTSPALISIVSASRPAAASGSPAAPLQFEGNLGWRGSAATSAFRPASPRKTSDGDKTVEAGGSSNCSKQRQVCLDIDLNVAEGGEEKVVDLISSRQIPVSSGFHSGESSLEVGSRRPERPNLDLNRTSDDGDASLTDLRMEGQLFYPRNGHRSPSPASSSSSMQPSLRNFDLNDRPFFHNDSLDHGLYHNKSSQTASVFGGSKLRDPVISIMGTRVEVGNRTEVDKKDFILQAPSLPNSKPLEPVMGANLTRMGGVLGMVPALPYTHAPVFGYNALPTAPAISIPSAMYGSAGSIPYMMDSRGTPVMPQIMGSAPSVPPYSQQPFLMSMSGAPLSLNGAGPSRPSFDLNSGFAMDGGSTGGLRQLIMPGQGSSQPSSSSGVGGKRKEPDSGWEPAYSLQYKHPQPPWR
- the LOC118052685 gene encoding uncharacterized protein isoform X1, which produces MQTLTNLLTEKEKEKDKSTSSTSHTVHGVKVPLAEFLKLAPPTFKGVDNSEDPQQFLDAVWRRCEAMGCTDHRAVTLASFRLEGEVAVNWYESKRGERAASSPPMVWKEFSEIFLERFLPESVREARSYEFEKLVQGDLTVTEYEVEFTRLSRFAGYLVPTQERKIKRFVWGLNNYLFKAIGAHEFKTYSAVVDRARAIEARELEDELSVGSVKRPKVENQFSFHQRFDTGPNRGQGGRQYPHRFNNLGKYLIFSIKFRGRNFYKVGRL
- the LOC118052685 gene encoding DEAD-box ATP-dependent RNA helicase 28-like isoform X2 produces the protein MEATKAENMIPYKDEIFSSPKRTWFVTEREKMLAAKQSSVEKEKGSGNEVMSAQQAEDLKMKEKRKREREKDLPCKKSRKLQAAREMLEDEDRSN